The following are encoded in a window of Magnolia sinica isolate HGM2019 chromosome 11, MsV1, whole genome shotgun sequence genomic DNA:
- the LOC131218778 gene encoding uncharacterized protein LOC131218778 isoform X1, with protein sequence MRGHDRDDLDEDLNEYEEDRYYQEEQGDEYQGEEEEEEEEEEEEEEEPPKPTKEELEYLALRQELKEAVRRRMKKESANSLGHSQEKNKKLPYDNYGSFFGPSQPVIARRVLEESRSIMETQHIQAKNPSSHSVSKKGTASTTTETKSNERYRPPKVVNEVKMKVQRLKDTRDYSFLLSDDAELPAPSKEPASRNVSVLSSDARSAQVPSKNRPSSMNKPSSMSKPSPMSKPSSTSKPARPLSSGHEERKSVANGREDRKSVSSGREDRKFVSGREDRNSVSMNRQVQTKVAHPKAASVSRPEQSSADPRKLLGSNHGNGPGRPTGSKGPLPKAPATALDKKKTSAVGTNSSVPGKQKTPQFKSHSSSQNQYAEQKRVPQRPEKSKMMSKQPVSSSKPQVKPPKQIPSRAIQEARPKKRPVHNYSDDDDEDAAAINMIRSMFRYNPNKYVDDDVSDMEANFDDILKEERRSAKIAREEDEREARLIEEEERRERLKKEAKRRKLSQR encoded by the exons ATGCGGGGCCATGATAGAGAT GATTTGGATGAAGATCTAAATGAGTATGAAGAGGATAGATATTATCAAGAAGAGCAAGGAGATGAATATCagggagaggaagaggaagaggaggaggaagaagaagaggaagaagaagaacctcCAAAACCCACAAAGGAGGAATTGGAATATCTTGCGTTGAGGCAGGAGCTAAAAGAAGCAGTTAGGCGAAGGATGAAGAAGGAATCTGCAAATTCTCTTGGCCATTCTCAAGAGAAGAATAAGAAACTTCCATATGACAA TTATGGCTCCTTCTTTGGCCCTTCACAGCCTGTTATTGCTCGAAGAGTACTTGAAGAAAGCCGATCAATTATGGAAACTCAGCACATTCAAGCCAAGAATCCGAGTTCTCATTCTGTT AGCAAAAAGGGCACTGCTTCAACAACCACTGAAACGAAGTCCAATGAACGTTACCGGCCACCAAAGGTCGTCAATGAG GTAAAGATGAAAGTTCAGCGGCTCAAGGACACACGGGATTACTCTTTTCTGCTATCCGATGATGCAGAACTTCCTGCTCCTTCAAAAGAGCCTGCCTCTCGAAATGTTTCGGTTCTGAGTTCTG ATGCCCGATCGGCTCAGGTGCCATCTAAGAACAGACCTTCGTCAATGAACAAGCCTTCATCAATGAGCAAGCCTTCACCAATGAGCAAGCCTTCATCAACAAGCAAGCCAGCCAGGCCACTTTCTAGTGGCCATGAAGAAAGGAAATCTGTTGCCAATGGCCGTGAGGATAGGAAATCTGTTTCCAGTGGCCGTGAAGACAGGAAATTTGTCAGTGGCCGTGAAGATCGGAACTCTGTTTCTATGAATCGACAGGTGCAGACTAAGGTGGCACACCCAAAGGCTGCTTCTGTGAGTAGGCCCGAGCAGTCCTCAGCTGATCCAAGAAAACTGCTAGGTAGTAATCATGGAAATGGACCCGGTCGGCCTACAGGATCAAAAGGCCCACTTCCAAAGGCACCAGCTACAGCATTGGATAAGAAGAAGACTTCTGCAGTGGGCACAAACAGTTCTGTTCCTGGCAAGCAGAAAACTCCTCAGTTTAAGTCACATTCTTCCTCACAAAATCAATATGCAGAACAAAAAAGGGTACCCCAAAGACCAGAAAAGTCTAAGATGATGTCCAAGCAACCGGTGTCTTCTTCAAAACCTCAG GTCAAGCCTCCTAAGCAAATTCCATCGCGTGCTATCCAAGAGGCTCGTCCAAAGAAGAGGCCTGTACACAATtactcagatgatgatgatgaggatgctgCAGCTATCAACATGATCAGGAGCATGTTCAG GTATAATCCTAACAAATATGTTGATGACGATGTCAGCGACATGGAGGCCAATTTTGATGATATATTAAAAGAAGAGAGGAGAAG TGCCAAAATCGCTAGGGAGGAGGACGAAAGAGAAGCTCGCCTAATCGAAGAGGAAGAAAGACGTGAGCGGTTGAAAAAAGAGGCGAAGAGACGCAAGCTCAGCCAGAGGTGA
- the LOC131218778 gene encoding uncharacterized protein LOC131218778 isoform X2 encodes MTIMAPSLALHSLLLLEEYLKKADQLWKLSTFKPRIRVLILLILFFLLLQSKKGTASTTTETKSNERYRPPKVVNEVKMKVQRLKDTRDYSFLLSDDAELPAPSKEPASRNVSVLSSDARSAQVPSKNRPSSMNKPSSMSKPSPMSKPSSTSKPARPLSSGHEERKSVANGREDRKSVSSGREDRKFVSGREDRNSVSMNRQVQTKVAHPKAASVSRPEQSSADPRKLLGSNHGNGPGRPTGSKGPLPKAPATALDKKKTSAVGTNSSVPGKQKTPQFKSHSSSQNQYAEQKRVPQRPEKSKMMSKQPVSSSKPQVKPPKQIPSRAIQEARPKKRPVHNYSDDDDEDAAAINMIRSMFRYNPNKYVDDDVSDMEANFDDILKEERRSAKIAREEDEREARLIEEEERRERLKKEAKRRKLSQR; translated from the exons ATGACAA TTATGGCTCCTTCTTTGGCCCTTCACAGCCTGTTATTGCTCGAAGAGTACTTGAAGAAAGCCGATCAATTATGGAAACTCAGCACATTCAAGCCAAGAATCCGAGTTCTCATTCTGTT AATATTATTTTTCTTGCTGCTGCAGAGCAAAAAGGGCACTGCTTCAACAACCACTGAAACGAAGTCCAATGAACGTTACCGGCCACCAAAGGTCGTCAATGAG GTAAAGATGAAAGTTCAGCGGCTCAAGGACACACGGGATTACTCTTTTCTGCTATCCGATGATGCAGAACTTCCTGCTCCTTCAAAAGAGCCTGCCTCTCGAAATGTTTCGGTTCTGAGTTCTG ATGCCCGATCGGCTCAGGTGCCATCTAAGAACAGACCTTCGTCAATGAACAAGCCTTCATCAATGAGCAAGCCTTCACCAATGAGCAAGCCTTCATCAACAAGCAAGCCAGCCAGGCCACTTTCTAGTGGCCATGAAGAAAGGAAATCTGTTGCCAATGGCCGTGAGGATAGGAAATCTGTTTCCAGTGGCCGTGAAGACAGGAAATTTGTCAGTGGCCGTGAAGATCGGAACTCTGTTTCTATGAATCGACAGGTGCAGACTAAGGTGGCACACCCAAAGGCTGCTTCTGTGAGTAGGCCCGAGCAGTCCTCAGCTGATCCAAGAAAACTGCTAGGTAGTAATCATGGAAATGGACCCGGTCGGCCTACAGGATCAAAAGGCCCACTTCCAAAGGCACCAGCTACAGCATTGGATAAGAAGAAGACTTCTGCAGTGGGCACAAACAGTTCTGTTCCTGGCAAGCAGAAAACTCCTCAGTTTAAGTCACATTCTTCCTCACAAAATCAATATGCAGAACAAAAAAGGGTACCCCAAAGACCAGAAAAGTCTAAGATGATGTCCAAGCAACCGGTGTCTTCTTCAAAACCTCAG GTCAAGCCTCCTAAGCAAATTCCATCGCGTGCTATCCAAGAGGCTCGTCCAAAGAAGAGGCCTGTACACAATtactcagatgatgatgatgaggatgctgCAGCTATCAACATGATCAGGAGCATGTTCAG GTATAATCCTAACAAATATGTTGATGACGATGTCAGCGACATGGAGGCCAATTTTGATGATATATTAAAAGAAGAGAGGAGAAG TGCCAAAATCGCTAGGGAGGAGGACGAAAGAGAAGCTCGCCTAATCGAAGAGGAAGAAAGACGTGAGCGGTTGAAAAAAGAGGCGAAGAGACGCAAGCTCAGCCAGAGGTGA